The following proteins are encoded in a genomic region of Fusarium oxysporum f. sp. lycopersici 4287 chromosome 1, whole genome shotgun sequence:
- a CDS encoding hypothetical protein (At least one base has a quality score < 10), whose amino-acid sequence MIRSRCPHNSIAVFLNPQLPVLALLGSSMIQISFCLCHSQLLPSQCWKLGVALDLQHWHHEPAGTRHSRLISARPCIFPRKDECLRQYHSIYGVTDSPLHFPFFLCFAS is encoded by the coding sequence ATGATTCGTTCTCGGTGCCCGCATAACTCCATTGCAGTGTTCCTGAATCCGCAGCTTCCGGTACTTGCCCTGCTTGGCTCCTCCATGATTCAGATCAGCTTTTGTCTTTGCCATTCCCAGCTTTTGCCCAGCCAATGTTGGAAACTCGGGGTCGCACTCGATCTGCAACACTGGCATCATGAACCAGCCGGCACGCGACATAGTCGTCTTATCTCCGCCCGTCCGTGCATATTCCCGCGGAAGGACGAATGTCTGAGACAATACCATTCTATATATGGAGTCACAGACTCACCATTACATttccccttcttcctttGCTTTGCGTCATGA